Proteins from a single region of Sinorhizobium alkalisoli:
- the mmsB gene encoding multiple monosaccharide ABC transporter permease, producing MVADTSTHTTKPSIGDYLKNNIREYGLLVALVIIMLFFQFVTNGVLFKPVNITNLVLQNSFIVIMALGMLLIIVAGHIDLSVGSIVAFIGAASAIMLVKWGLPAFVVIPACLVVGGIMGAAQGYWVAYQKIPAFIVTLAGMLVFRGLTYVVLGGRPIGPFPKEFQILSTGFVPDFLYFLNPSPDVIKNMVALVAVLLLVGYAIYAGLRDRRINEQHGTDNEPFIFFATQMAVIAVVALFIGFQLATYRGLPNVLVVMGVLIALYTFITTRSTVGRRVYAMGGNEKAAKLSGINTERLTFYAFVNMGVLAALAGMIITARLNSATPKAGVGFELDVIAACFIGGASASGGVGKITGAVIGAFIMGVMNNGMSIMGIGIDYQQLIKGLVLLAAVFFDVYNKNKGKG from the coding sequence ATGGTCGCCGATACGAGCACCCACACCACCAAACCGTCGATCGGGGACTACCTCAAGAACAACATCCGCGAATACGGCCTGCTGGTCGCGCTCGTGATCATCATGCTGTTCTTCCAGTTCGTGACCAACGGCGTTCTCTTCAAGCCGGTCAACATCACCAACCTGGTGCTGCAGAACTCGTTCATCGTCATCATGGCGCTCGGCATGCTGCTGATCATCGTGGCGGGCCATATCGACCTCTCGGTCGGCTCGATCGTCGCCTTCATCGGTGCCGCCTCGGCCATCATGCTGGTCAAATGGGGACTGCCGGCTTTCGTCGTCATTCCCGCCTGTCTCGTCGTCGGCGGCATCATGGGGGCGGCCCAGGGATATTGGGTTGCCTATCAGAAGATCCCGGCCTTCATCGTGACGCTGGCGGGCATGCTGGTCTTCCGCGGCCTCACCTATGTGGTGCTCGGCGGCCGTCCGATCGGCCCGTTCCCGAAGGAATTCCAGATTCTTTCGACGGGTTTCGTTCCGGATTTCCTCTATTTCCTGAACCCGAGCCCGGATGTCATCAAGAACATGGTGGCGCTCGTGGCGGTGCTGCTGCTCGTCGGCTATGCGATCTATGCGGGCCTGCGCGACCGTCGGATCAACGAGCAGCACGGCACCGACAACGAGCCCTTCATCTTCTTCGCCACGCAGATGGCGGTGATCGCCGTCGTCGCGCTGTTCATCGGCTTCCAGCTCGCGACCTATCGCGGCCTGCCCAATGTTCTCGTCGTCATGGGTGTCCTGATCGCTCTCTACACTTTCATCACGACGCGCTCGACCGTCGGTCGCCGGGTCTATGCGATGGGCGGCAATGAAAAGGCGGCGAAGCTCTCCGGCATCAACACCGAGAGGCTGACCTTCTATGCCTTCGTGAACATGGGTGTGCTCGCGGCACTGGCCGGGATGATCATCACGGCGCGGTTGAACTCGGCGACCCCGAAAGCCGGCGTCGGCTTCGAGCTCGACGTGATCGCGGCCTGCTTCATCGGCGGAGCGTCGGCATCGGGCGGCGTCGGCAAGATCACCGGTGCGGTGATCGGCGCCTTCATCATGGGCGTGATGAACAACGGCATGTCGATCATGGGCATCGGCATCGACTACCAGCAGCTCATCAAGGGCCTCGTGCTGCTCGCAGCCGTGTTCTTCGACGTCTACAACAAGAACAAGGGCAAGGGCTGA
- the mmsA gene encoding multiple monosaccharide ABC transporter ATP-binding protein has translation MDNIILEMRGITKTFPGVKALDNVSFKVREGEIHALVGENGAGKSTLMKVLSGVYPAGTYEGEIHYDGEVRRFSTIADSEELGIIIIHQELALVPLLSIAENIFLGNEVANKGVIHWPQTFARTQELLKKVGLNESPATLITDIGVGKQQLVEIAKALSKKVRLLILDEPTASLNENDSDALLKLLMEFRNQGMTSIIISHKLNEIKKVADQITILRDGGTVETLDCHKEDVSEDRIIKGMVGRALEDRYPPREPKIGDTLLEVKNWNVFHQQHRDRQFLHDVSFKVRAGEVVGIAGLMGAGRTETAMSIFGRSWGHKITGEVTMRGQPVDVSTIPRAIKAGLAYVTEDRKQLGLVLINNIMHNTTLSNLGAVSANGVIDERREAKVASDYRSKLRIRSHSIYQEAVNLSGGNQQKVVLSKWLFTNPEVLILDEPTRGIDIGAKYEIYTIINQLAAEGKGILMISSEMPELLGTCDRIYVMNEGRIVAELSKEEASQETIMRAIMRSGEKH, from the coding sequence ATGGACAATATCATTCTCGAAATGCGGGGCATCACGAAGACGTTTCCCGGCGTCAAGGCGCTGGACAATGTCTCGTTCAAGGTCCGCGAAGGCGAAATTCATGCCCTCGTCGGGGAGAATGGCGCCGGCAAGTCGACCTTGATGAAGGTCCTGAGCGGCGTCTATCCCGCCGGCACCTATGAGGGCGAAATCCACTACGACGGCGAAGTCCGCCGCTTCAGCACGATCGCCGACAGTGAAGAACTCGGCATCATCATCATCCACCAGGAACTGGCGCTGGTGCCGCTGCTTTCGATCGCCGAGAACATTTTCCTCGGCAACGAAGTCGCCAACAAGGGCGTCATTCACTGGCCGCAGACTTTCGCGCGGACGCAGGAGCTCTTGAAGAAGGTCGGGCTGAACGAGTCGCCGGCGACGCTCATCACCGATATCGGCGTCGGCAAGCAGCAACTGGTGGAGATCGCCAAGGCGCTCTCCAAAAAGGTCAGGCTTCTGATCCTCGACGAGCCCACCGCATCGCTCAACGAAAACGACTCGGACGCGCTCCTGAAGCTCCTCATGGAGTTCCGCAACCAGGGCATGACCTCGATCATCATTTCGCATAAGCTGAACGAGATCAAGAAGGTCGCGGACCAGATCACCATCCTGCGCGATGGCGGCACCGTGGAAACGCTCGACTGTCACAAGGAAGACGTCAGCGAGGATCGGATCATCAAGGGGATGGTCGGGCGCGCGCTCGAGGATCGCTATCCGCCGCGCGAGCCGAAAATCGGCGATACGCTGCTCGAGGTGAAGAACTGGAACGTCTTCCACCAGCAGCACCGTGACCGGCAGTTCCTGCACGACGTCAGCTTCAAGGTCCGCGCCGGCGAGGTCGTCGGCATTGCGGGGCTGATGGGAGCCGGACGCACCGAAACGGCGATGAGCATTTTCGGCCGCTCCTGGGGCCACAAGATCACCGGCGAGGTGACCATGCGCGGCCAGCCCGTGGATGTGAGCACCATCCCGCGGGCGATCAAGGCGGGGCTTGCCTATGTGACGGAAGACCGAAAGCAACTCGGTCTCGTGCTGATCAACAACATCATGCACAACACCACGCTCTCGAACCTCGGCGCGGTTTCCGCAAACGGCGTCATCGACGAGCGCAGGGAGGCGAAGGTCGCGTCCGATTATCGTTCCAAGCTCCGCATCCGTTCGCACTCGATCTATCAGGAGGCGGTGAACCTGTCGGGCGGCAACCAGCAGAAGGTCGTGCTGTCGAAGTGGCTGTTCACCAATCCGGAGGTCCTCATCCTCGACGAGCCGACGCGCGGCATCGACATCGGCGCGAAATATGAAATCTACACCATCATCAACCAACTCGCGGCCGAGGGCAAAGGCATTCTGATGATCTCGTCGGAAATGCCAGAGCTGCTCGGAACTTGCGATCGCATCTATGTCATGAACGAGGGACGCATCGTGGCCGAGCTTTCCAAGGAAGAAGCCAGCCAGGAAACCATCATGCGTGCCATCATGCGTTCAGGGGAGAAACACTAA